The Aquisalimonas asiatica nucleotide sequence CCTGGCTGCCTTCGACGAGAGCCTGACCACCTGCTTCCGCAATGACGCCTATCCCGGCTACAAGGCCAACCGGCCCGAGGCGCCGGAGGATCTCAAGCGCCAGATCGCCATCTGCCAGCAGCTCACCCGCGCCCTCGGTGTGACTGCGCTCAGCAGCGACCGCTACGAGGCGGATGACCTCATCGGCACCGTCGCGCACCGCTTCCGCGACGATGGCTTCAGCATGCGCTACCTCACCTCGGACAAGGACTACGCCCAGCTCCTGGAGTCGGGCGATCGGCTGGTGGATGCCAGCGGCCGGCGGACCATGGATGCCCACACGGTCACCGACGCCCTGGGCGTCCGCGCCGATCAGGTGCCCGATCTGCTGGGTCTCGCCGGAGACAGCGTGGACAACATCCCCGGCGTCCCCGGTATCGGGCCGAAGACGGCGCAGGTCCTGCTGGCGCACCTGGGCGATCTGGAAGGCATCTATGCGCGGCTGGACACGGTTCCGACGCTGCCGTTGCGCGGTGCCGCGCGCATGCGCCGGTTGCTGGAGGAGCACCGGGAGACGGCGTTCCTGTCCCGGGAGCTGGCGACCATCCGGCGGGATGCGCCGCTGGACCCGATCCAAGACACCATCCACGTGGCGGACGCTGACCCCCAGGCGCTGGCTGCCCTGCCGCTGCCCGAGCGGGTGCGTCGGCGCGCCGCCCGACGCATCGACAACGGAGACGCCCATGCCCTGGTCGGCCATTGACGACGCCATCGCCGGCGCCACCGGCTCCCCGTACGCCACCCGCCATCGGGCCCCGGTGGGGGGCGGCAGTATCAATGCGGCCTACCGCCTCGAGGGGCAGCAGAGCGCGTGGTTCGTCAAGCTCAACCATGCCGGGGCGCTGGCGATGTTCCAGGCCGAGGCGGAGGGGCTGCAGGAGCTGGCGGCCGCCGACGCGATCCGCGTGCCGCGGCCGTTGACCTGGGGCGAAGCCGGCGGCCGCAGCTACCTGGTGATGGAATGGCTGACGCTCCACGGGCGTGGCGACAACGCGGCCCTGGGCGAGTCGCTGGCACATATGCACCGCACCACCGCGGCGCGCCACGGCTGGCACCGGGACAACACCATCGGCTCTACCGAGCAGATCAACACCCCGGACAGTGACTGGGTGCGCTTCTACACCCGGCAGCGCCTGCAGTTCCAGTTGCAGCTGGCGGCGGACAACGGCCACGGCGGTTCGCTGCAGCGGGCCGGGGAGCGGCTGTGTGAACAGGCAGGGGCATTCTTCAGCGACTACACACCGTCGCCGTCACTGCTTCATGGCGATCTGTGGTCGGGCAACATCGCCTTCGATGACGCCCGTCAGCCGGTGCTGTACGACCCGGCAGTCCACTATGGCGACCGGGAGTCGGATCTGGCCATGTCGGAGCTGTTCGGGCGTCTGCCGGAGGCGGTCTACGACGCCTACAACGCCGTGTGGCCCCTGGACGCCGGCTACCCGGTCAGGCGGGATCTCTACCAGCTCTATCACGTGCTCAACCACCTCAATCTGTTCGGTGGCATGTACGCCAGCCAGGCCGAGCACCTGATCGGCCGGCTTCTTGCCGAGGTGCGATAGACCGTCGGCACGCAGACTACCAGTCGAAATCGTCGTCGAGGTCGTCGAAGAAATCGGCTTCCGGTGGATCGCCGTCCCAGATGAGGTTGTCCCGGTACTGGCGGTAGGCGGAGCGGGTGAAGTCGTACTCGTCCAGCGCCGCCTCGCTGCGGAACCGTGCCGCCTGGTCCAGGCGCGCGCGGGTGTTCACCAGATCCAGCGCATACAGCGGCAGGGTGATCACCCAGCCGGCATAGGTGACCGGATTCGTGGCCAGGGAGACGGGGATGTCGTTGACGTCCCGGGTGGTGTTGGGGCCGTATGCCGGCAGCACCAGGTACGCCCCCTCGGGGGTGCCCCATACCGCCAGGGTCTGGCCGAAGTCTTCGTTGCTTTGTTCCATGCCCAGGGCGGTCGCCACGTCGAACAGCCCCGCCAGGCCGATGGTGCTGTTGATCAGAAAGCGGCCGGTGTCGCGGGCGCCATCGCGCGGCTTGCCCTGCAGGACGTTGTTCAGCGCGTTGCCGGGCTCGCCCATATTGTCGAAGAAGTTCGTGACGCCGGTACGCACGAACCGCGGTGTGATGAACACGTAACCATCGGCCAGCGGCTTGGCAACAAAGCGGTCGAGCTGCTCGTTGAAAGCGTAGACCTTGCGGTTGGTGGGCTCGATGGGATCCCACGCCTCCGGTTCCGGCGGCGGTGGCTCGGAACTGGCGCAGCCGGTCGCCAGGGCCAGCGTGAGCAGGGCCAGGGCAATGGCGCGCGTCAGGCGCCGGAAGCGGGTCACCGTGTTCGTGTCCATGGTGTGTCCTCGTCGCTCGCCATCGGGTTCGGCTGATGGCGGGGCGGTGCGGGGAGGCCGCGGGCCGCCCAGTGGAATGCGCCGGTGAGCAGGCGGTCATTCCGGACCGCCAGATTGCAGCCCACGATAACCCCCCGCAGGCGGCTGCGCGAGAGCTTTACCTGCCGAGCACTGTCGAAATCCGGCCGGTGGTGAATCGCCTTGAGCGTATAGAGTGCCATACCGATGGCCCAGGCGCAGAACCGCCGTATGCCACGGTGGCTCGACGGAACGCCGCGGGTATACCGGAGCGCCTCGCGCAGATGGCCGTGGGCCATGACCGTCAGCTCCCGGATGCCGGCCTGAAACCCGTGCGATTCGTGCCACCGCGCATCCGGCGCCAGGTCGCAGCCATGGTGGGCGAACACGTCCCGCGGCAGCCAGCACACGCCCCGCTGGCGGTCGTCCCAGACGTCCTTGAGGATGTTGGTCATCTGCAGCCCGAGACCGAACGCCACGGCGCGTCGCCGCATTGCGGCCTGGTCGTCGGCAATGGCCGGGACCTGCAGGGCAAACAGGTCGGTGAGCATCTCGCCGACCACCCCTGCCACGTAGTAGCAGTACTCGCGGAAGGCAGTCAGGTCCGGTAGCCCGTGGGGGGATTTACGGTCGGCGAACCGCGCCATGCCGTCCGCCATGATGGTCAGGCAGCGTTGCAACGGGGTGCGCTGCTCCGCCGGCAGGCTGCGGTACAGCCGGAACACCCGCTCTGCTTCCGCCACCAGTTCACGCTCGGCGGCGGGGGCATCGGTGATGGCCGGTTGCAGCCCGGCGCTGAACGCCGCCCCGGCGCCGGGATGGTCCAGAGCAGCAACCAGAGCGTGCAGGTGCGCGCGTTTACCGGCCGGGTCGAGGCCGGCGCTGTCTTCGATGATATCGGCGAGCCTGCACAGCAGATAGGCGTTGCCGATGGCCGGCCGCAGCGGTGCGGGGAGCTGCGGAATGGTCAAGGCGAACGTGCGTGACACGCCGTCCAGCATGCGCGCCTGGAATGCCGCGTCATCGGCACGCTCCGTGGCAGTCATTGCCGTTCGGCATCCACATCGGCGAGGAACCGCAGTACCCGGGTGTTGAATGCGCGCGGTTGTTCCAGGGGCAGCATGTGCGCCGTGCGCGGCATCAGTTCCAGCTCCGCGTTGGGCAGGTGCGTCGCCAGATAGCGAGCGTTCTCCGGTGGCCAGACCCGGTCGTCCTCACCGTGTACCACCAGGCAGGGCACGTCGACCTGATGCAGCCTGGGGCTGTTCAGGGTGTGTGTCCCGGCCGAGTGCAGCTGGGCGTGATACGCGTGCGGCGGCTGCGGCTCGCGGGCCTGGAACTGGAGAATGCGGTCCGCCAGGTCCGGTATGCGCTCCAGGTAGTCGGGGTGGTAGAACGTGGCGTTCATGCGCTCGACCACGGTGCGCTCGTCGGTGGTGGCGCGGTCCAGTTCAAGGACCTCCCAGATGTGCCGTTCCGGCGGCACGTAGGCCGGATCGGCCGGCCCCACACCGGTTGCCACGAGAGTCATGCTACGCACCCGGTGCGGATGGAGATGGTAGTACTCCTGGGCGATCAGGCCGCCCATGGAGACACCCACCAGATGGGCGCTGTCGATGTCGGCCGCGTTCAGCACGGCGTCGAGGTCTGCCGCGAACCCGGCCATGGTGTATGGCCCGGGCGGCATGTCGGACCGGCCGACGCCGCGGTTGTCCGGGAGGAGGACCCGGTGGCGCCGGGCGAAGTCCGGTAGTTGCAGCCCCCAGGCTCGCCCACTGCCACCCAGCCCCATGAGCAGCACCACCGGCGTGCCTTCGCCGTGGATTTCGTAGTAGAGGCGACCCCCCTCGTTCGTGACTTCGGCCATGCACCACTCCCACACATGCAAGGGCGCAGTATAGCGGCTGTATCAGTCGCCGCCGAGGGGCCGGGAGGCCTCGTGGCGGTTGTCGTGGCGCAGGATCTGCACCAGCTGCAGCGGGTCGGTGGCGTGGCCGCCGTTGTCCTGGCCGATCATGGAGACCTGGACGTGGACCGGGACGGGGTTGCCGGTACAGCCCTTCAGCCGGACGCTGCACGCCGAGCCATCCGTCGCACTCGCGCCAGCCAGGCGGCACTCCAGCTCCGCGCGATCATCAGGGTGGATCAACTCCAGCACCGGCTGGTCATCCAGCGCATCCACGCTGCACCCCAGCAATGCCCGCAGCGCCTCGTTGGTGCGCTGCACCCGCGCCTGGGGCCCGGACAGCAGCGCCATGGCAACGGCGGCCTCGTCAAACACGCCGCGGAACCGGCGCTCACTGGCCCGCAGCGCCGCCTCGGCGACCTTGCGGGGCGTGATGTCCTGCGCCTGTTTGAGGAGGTATCGCGGCTGGCCGTCCGGGTCACGGACCACCGATGTGCTGGTCAGCGCCCAGGCGATGCCGCCATCCCGGTGGCACAAACGCTGCTCCAGTGGGGCCGATGGACGTTGACCCTCGAGGATACGCTTGTTGGCGCGATAGTTTGCCTCGCGATCGTCGGGGTGGAGCAGTTCCGCGGAGGGCATCGCCAGCAGCGCGTCCTGCTCGTACCCGGTGAGCTGGCACAGGGCGTCATTGGCGCGCAGGAACCGGCCGTCGGTGCGGATCAGCGCCATGCCCACCGCGACGTCGTCGAAAGCGCTGCGGAAGCGGGCTTCGCCCTCCTGGCGCTCGGAGGCATCGGTCATGACCACCACGGCGCCGGTGACCCGGTCGTTGTCGACGATGGGGGCGGCGGTGTAGTCCGCAACGAAGACGGAGCCATCGCCACGCCGGAACAGGGCGGAGTCATCCTGCCGCACCTGGCGCTCTTCCATGCAGGCATGGATCGGCCAGACCTCGGTGTCGTCGTAGAGACCCGCGTCCAGGAGATCGAACAGGACCTGGCCCTCGATGGTGGCGGACTCCCGGCTCAGCAGCAGGCAGGCGGCGCTGTTGGCGAACACGACCCGACCGTTGGTGTCGAGGCCGAAGATCGCCTCGGCGGCGGCGTTGAGGATGAGGTCATGGCGGCGGTTGATCTGCTCCAGGGCGTGCTCCACCGCTTTCTGTTCGGAGATATCCCGGATCTGGCTCGCCACGCAGGTGATCTGCCCCTGGTCGTCGCGGATCAGGCTGCCCGTGACCAGCACCCAGATCACACGCCCGGTCTTGTGCAGGTAGCGTTTTTCCACCTGGAACGTGTCCTGGGACGCAGCGCCGATCTGGTCCAGTTGCTCCCGGGTGGCGTGCTGGTCGGCGGGGTGGGTCAGATCCCGGTAGCCCATCTCCAGCAGTTCGTTCTGCGCATAGCCGACCAGATCGCAGAGGGCCTGGTTCACGTAGAGGCAGTCACCCGTGCGGTGGTCGAACACCGCCATGCCCACGGCGGCTTTCTGGAAGATGGTCTCGTAGGGCAGCCAATGGCCGGGTTGCGGGCTTGGTGCCGGGGGCGCCTTGCCGGACGGCCGCGCAGCCAGCAGCAGGTTGCCGGCGGTGTCCTGGCGGGCGGGCGGTAGCCGCAGATGGCTCGCCTCCATCCAGTGCAGGGCGCCGCCGGCGTCGCGCAGCGGATAGGTGGCCGTGACCGGATCGCCATTGAGTCGGGGCGCGTCGATGGCGCGGTTCAGCTCCTGGTGCTGGTCCTCGTTGACGAACTGCCCCAGCGGCCGGCCGATCATGGTGTCCGGGGCTTGACCCAGCAGCGTCTCCCAGGAGGCCGACAGTTCGAGAATGGTCCCGTCCGGCGCCAGCCGCGCGAACAGCTCGGACGCCCGCGCCGCCATGAAGCGCTTGTAGTGTTCGGTTTCCTGAAGGGTGGCGGCCTCGCGCGAGAGGGTGTTCCGCGCGACCGTCAGCTCCTGCCGCAGGCTGGAGGAGCGCTGTTCGCTGCCCTGGAGTTGCCCGGAGACCAGCTGACGGAGGTGGTTTTCCCGGCTTACGAGCCGCGCCGCGAGACCGCTGAGCCCGATGCCGGCGATCAGCAGCATCAGTGCATGCGCCGGAATCCAGCCGCCGGCGGTGGCGTCCACTGGCGTGGCATAGACCGTCCACTGGCGCCCCGCCACGTCGAGGTTTCTGCGCTCGTGGCGGCCATCCTCAAGCTGCTCCGGGCGGGTGTGCTCGGCCACGCCGTCGTTCCCGCCCGGCCCGTGCAGCAGCAGCGCCGAGCCATCCTCTGCCCGCTGAAATACGTGCAGCGCCACCGGGTAGTCCCGCCGGGCGTTGCCGGCGGCGCGGTCGAGGCGGATGGCCAGCGCCACCACCCCCGCTTGTTCACCGTCCCGACGTACGGGGTTGAAGGCGATGAACCCGGGGACCGGCTCGCCGTTGGCGTGGAAGAGCACCACCCCCTGGGTGCCGGTCATGGCGCCACGCTCGATCGCCGTCTCCAGGGTGCGCAGATGGGACAGGTCGTCGGCCGGCTCCGCGCGCAGGACGCGGTGAGCCACCACGCCGCCGCCGGAGCTGGCGATCAGCGGAATGATGCGGAGCTCGTCGCTGTCGCTCTCGGGCTCCATCCACGCAAGGAACTTGAGGCCGTTATCGGTGGTGGGGCGCCGCGTGTCCTGGTAGCGTTCGGGGTCGATCTCCGCCCCCGCCTCGATGAGCGCCCCCAGGTTGTGTGCCCGCTCCAGGTGGCGCTCGATCGAGTGGCTGAAGGTATCCAGGGTCTGTTCCGCATGCTCACGGAAGATCTCCGCCCGGTGCTGCGCGTCCTGGGCAATCAGGGCGGCCGTGCCGGCGATGGTCAGGCACAGCCCGATGACGCCCACCCAGAATGCGCGTCCGGGGCGCCAACGCCGCCGATGCGCAGGGCCTGTGGACGGCCGCGCGCCGTGATGGTCTCGGAGTTGATCGTTCATCGTCGCTGGCTCCCCGGAGCGGACGGAGCCATCCCCTGGTGTGGCTGGAGCACGCACTGATTCGGTTTGATCCTGTCCATGGATTAGCGGCCCCGCGGGCCCTTCCCTGCTGTCAGCTGTCGGTGTCGGCCGCCACGGAGGCGGTCAGGTCGGGCCGCGAATCGGCCGCGAACTCGAATGCGTCACGGAAGAAGTGCTGTTCCTCGACGCCGTGACGGGCGAAATCCCTTTGTGCCGCCGCGATCATGGCGGGCGGCCCGCTCATGTAGACCGCATGCCTGCTCAGGTCAGGATAGTCCTGCAAGAGCATATTGTGCACCAGTCCGATGCGGCCATCCCAGGCGTCTTCGGGCTGCGGCTCGGACAGGCACGGCGTGTATTGTAACGGGCCGTGCGCTCGCTCCCAGGCCTGTAGCGTGTCGTCCATGTACAGATCCTGCCGCGAACGCACACCCCAGAACAAGTGGACCGGCCGCTGGTCCCCCGTGTGGATCATGTGGGCCAGCATGCTCAACAGCGGCGCGATGCCGGTGCTGCCGGCAATCATGAGGATCGGTCGGTCGTCCTCCTCGCGGATGTGAAAGGTGCCGTAAGGCCCTTCGATACGCAATAGTGCCTTTTCCTGCATGGCGTGGAAGACCTGCTCGCTGAACTCACCGCCTTCGATATGGCGGACCTGCAACGCGAGCAGGTCGTCGTCGTGGGGGGCATTCGCCAGGGAGTAACTGCGCCGGCGCCCGTCGCGCAGGAGGATGTCCAGGTACTGGCCCGGGAGAAAGGCCAGGCGTTCACTGTCCGGCAGTTTCAGCTGCAGGCCCATGACGTCCCGCGACAGCCGTTCCATGTGCGCGACCCGGCAGCGCATCTTGCGCGGCGGGATGTCGGCCGCCTCGCGCACCTCCCGCACCTCGATCGCCAGGTCACTCGCCGGGCGGGCCATGCAGAACAGGGCCTGCCCCACGGCCAGCTCCTTGTCATCCAGGCTCTCCGGCGGTTGTCCGCCGGGGTAGGTGACGGCCCCTTCGACGACCTTGCCCATGCAGGTGCAGCAGGTGCCACTGCGGCAGCTGTACGGTATGACCAGCCCGTGGCGCAGCGCCGCGTCGAGGATGGACTGCTCCGGCTCCACGGTGAAGGTGTGGCCGGTTGGTTCGATGGTAACGGTGTAACTCATGTCGTCTTCCTGCCTCGTCACACTATTGTGACGCAATGCGGAACGAGCGCAAACGCCTTGCCGGCACCGTATGTCCGGTCCCGGCAAGGGTTCGGACGCCGATGGCCCCCGCTGAGTTCCCGCGTTCCCGTTTCCTCCGGTTAACGCGGCGGCAGGCGGGTTGCCCGCCAGGTGCGTGTGCCGTCTTCCCGGCGCTCGGTCCAGAAGACCTGGGCGGTGTCATCGGTGGCGGTCACCAGCGGAAACCCCGGGCGCCGGGCGTCGCCGCCCAGGGTGGCGGGGTTGCTCCAGGCGCCGTCCTGGTAATGCGCCACGCCGATGCCGTGATCCGCGGAGCCGTGATCCCATGCCGCCAGCAGGCCGCCGTCCGTGGTGGCTACCAGGTCCGCGGCCCGGGCTGCCGTGCGCCCCAGCTGCTCTGGCTCGGACCACGCGCCGCCGCTCCCGCGCCGGAGGTGGTGGACACCCGAATGGGCTTCGGCGCCGGTCCACACCAGGGCGTGGAGTGCGCCGTTGTCGTCGGTGGCGAGCCCGCCGCCCACGTGGGGGCAGGCATCCACGAACCAGTCGAACCGCCCCACGGGCTCGCTGGCGCTCCAGTCGTCGTCACCGTTGCCCATGGACGC carries:
- a CDS encoding 5'-3' exonuclease, which translates into the protein MQLLYLIDASVYIFRAWFSIDDSLVDDAGDPANAVYGYGNFLLDLLEDATPEHALAAFDESLTTCFRNDAYPGYKANRPEAPEDLKRQIAICQQLTRALGVTALSSDRYEADDLIGTVAHRFRDDGFSMRYLTSDKDYAQLLESGDRLVDASGRRTMDAHTVTDALGVRADQVPDLLGLAGDSVDNIPGVPGIGPKTAQVLLAHLGDLEGIYARLDTVPTLPLRGAARMRRLLEEHRETAFLSRELATIRRDAPLDPIQDTIHVADADPQALAALPLPERVRRRAARRIDNGDAHALVGH
- a CDS encoding fructosamine kinase family protein, encoding MPWSAIDDAIAGATGSPYATRHRAPVGGGSINAAYRLEGQQSAWFVKLNHAGALAMFQAEAEGLQELAAADAIRVPRPLTWGEAGGRSYLVMEWLTLHGRGDNAALGESLAHMHRTTAARHGWHRDNTIGSTEQINTPDSDWVRFYTRQRLQFQLQLAADNGHGGSLQRAGERLCEQAGAFFSDYTPSPSLLHGDLWSGNIAFDDARQPVLYDPAVHYGDRESDLAMSELFGRLPEAVYDAYNAVWPLDAGYPVRRDLYQLYHVLNHLNLFGGMYASQAEHLIGRLLAEVR
- a CDS encoding MlaA family lipoprotein, which translates into the protein MDTNTVTRFRRLTRAIALALLTLALATGCASSEPPPPEPEAWDPIEPTNRKVYAFNEQLDRFVAKPLADGYVFITPRFVRTGVTNFFDNMGEPGNALNNVLQGKPRDGARDTGRFLINSTIGLAGLFDVATALGMEQSNEDFGQTLAVWGTPEGAYLVLPAYGPNTTRDVNDIPVSLATNPVTYAGWVITLPLYALDLVNTRARLDQAARFRSEAALDEYDFTRSAYRQYRDNLIWDGDPPEADFFDDLDDDFDW
- a CDS encoding phytoene/squalene synthase family protein, which codes for MTATERADDAAFQARMLDGVSRTFALTIPQLPAPLRPAIGNAYLLCRLADIIEDSAGLDPAGKRAHLHALVAALDHPGAGAAFSAGLQPAITDAPAAERELVAEAERVFRLYRSLPAEQRTPLQRCLTIMADGMARFADRKSPHGLPDLTAFREYCYYVAGVVGEMLTDLFALQVPAIADDQAAMRRRAVAFGLGLQMTNILKDVWDDRQRGVCWLPRDVFAHHGCDLAPDARWHESHGFQAGIRELTVMAHGHLREALRYTRGVPSSHRGIRRFCAWAIGMALYTLKAIHHRPDFDSARQVKLSRSRLRGVIVGCNLAVRNDRLLTGAFHWAARGLPAPPRHQPNPMASDEDTPWTRTR
- a CDS encoding alpha/beta fold hydrolase — translated: MAEVTNEGGRLYYEIHGEGTPVVLLMGLGGSGRAWGLQLPDFARRHRVLLPDNRGVGRSDMPPGPYTMAGFAADLDAVLNAADIDSAHLVGVSMGGLIAQEYYHLHPHRVRSMTLVATGVGPADPAYVPPERHIWEVLELDRATTDERTVVERMNATFYHPDYLERIPDLADRILQFQAREPQPPHAYHAQLHSAGTHTLNSPRLHQVDVPCLVVHGEDDRVWPPENARYLATHLPNAELELMPRTAHMLPLEQPRAFNTRVLRFLADVDAERQ
- a CDS encoding PAS domain S-box protein encodes the protein MNDQLRDHHGARPSTGPAHRRRWRPGRAFWVGVIGLCLTIAGTAALIAQDAQHRAEIFREHAEQTLDTFSHSIERHLERAHNLGALIEAGAEIDPERYQDTRRPTTDNGLKFLAWMEPESDSDELRIIPLIASSGGGVVAHRVLRAEPADDLSHLRTLETAIERGAMTGTQGVVLFHANGEPVPGFIAFNPVRRDGEQAGVVALAIRLDRAAGNARRDYPVALHVFQRAEDGSALLLHGPGGNDGVAEHTRPEQLEDGRHERRNLDVAGRQWTVYATPVDATAGGWIPAHALMLLIAGIGLSGLAARLVSRENHLRQLVSGQLQGSEQRSSSLRQELTVARNTLSREAATLQETEHYKRFMAARASELFARLAPDGTILELSASWETLLGQAPDTMIGRPLGQFVNEDQHQELNRAIDAPRLNGDPVTATYPLRDAGGALHWMEASHLRLPPARQDTAGNLLLAARPSGKAPPAPSPQPGHWLPYETIFQKAAVGMAVFDHRTGDCLYVNQALCDLVGYAQNELLEMGYRDLTHPADQHATREQLDQIGAASQDTFQVEKRYLHKTGRVIWVLVTGSLIRDDQGQITCVASQIRDISEQKAVEHALEQINRRHDLILNAAAEAIFGLDTNGRVVFANSAACLLLSRESATIEGQVLFDLLDAGLYDDTEVWPIHACMEERQVRQDDSALFRRGDGSVFVADYTAAPIVDNDRVTGAVVVMTDASERQEGEARFRSAFDDVAVGMALIRTDGRFLRANDALCQLTGYEQDALLAMPSAELLHPDDREANYRANKRILEGQRPSAPLEQRLCHRDGGIAWALTSTSVVRDPDGQPRYLLKQAQDITPRKVAEAALRASERRFRGVFDEAAVAMALLSGPQARVQRTNEALRALLGCSVDALDDQPVLELIHPDDRAELECRLAGASATDGSACSVRLKGCTGNPVPVHVQVSMIGQDNGGHATDPLQLVQILRHDNRHEASRPLGGD
- a CDS encoding CDP-6-deoxy-delta-3,4-glucoseen reductase: MSYTVTIEPTGHTFTVEPEQSILDAALRHGLVIPYSCRSGTCCTCMGKVVEGAVTYPGGQPPESLDDKELAVGQALFCMARPASDLAIEVREVREAADIPPRKMRCRVAHMERLSRDVMGLQLKLPDSERLAFLPGQYLDILLRDGRRRSYSLANAPHDDDLLALQVRHIEGGEFSEQVFHAMQEKALLRIEGPYGTFHIREEDDRPILMIAGSTGIAPLLSMLAHMIHTGDQRPVHLFWGVRSRQDLYMDDTLQAWERAHGPLQYTPCLSEPQPEDAWDGRIGLVHNMLLQDYPDLSRHAVYMSGPPAMIAAAQRDFARHGVEEQHFFRDAFEFAADSRPDLTASVAADTDS